The following coding sequences lie in one Spinacia oleracea cultivar Varoflay chromosome 1, BTI_SOV_V1, whole genome shotgun sequence genomic window:
- the LOC110786685 gene encoding plasma membrane-associated cation-binding protein 1: protein MGYWKTTVLPQIKKAFGKDPAKKAAALEACKSFDVCKEEVSKEFEEKKNELQPKVLEIYEASSTELKTLVKEPKEAGLKKYSAEVQTFLDKLVGIEFPGSKLACEASSKFGPALVSGPVIFVFEKVSTFIVTEEKPREIEVPAPAAISATAEETTTATETTTETEKEIVVAEEKPSVAAPPAAAAVVTPPAETAPPKEEPPKVEQPQAEEPAKKTEQPNA, encoded by the exons ATGGGTTACTGGAAAACAACGGTTCTCCCACAGATTAAGAAAGCCTTTGGAAAAGATCCCGCCAAAAAAGCTGCTGCTCTTGAAGCATGCAAGTCCTTTGATGTTTGCAAG GAGGAAGTATCCAAGGAATTTGAGGAGAAGAAAAATGAGCTGCAGCCCAAAGTACTTGAGATTTACGAAGCTTCATCAACTGAACTCAAG ACTTTGGTAAAAGAACCCAAAGAAGCTGGGCTCAAGAAGTATTCGGCCGAGGTTCAGACCTTCCTTGATAAGCTCGTTGGAATTG AGTTCCCAGGTTCCAAATTAGCTTGTGAGGCTAGTTCAAAGTTCGGGCCAGCACTTGTTTCAGGACCAGTAATATTCGTGTTCGAAAAGGTCTCAACATTCATCGTCACTGAGGAGAAACCAAGGGAGATTGAAGTCCCAGCCCCAGCCGCCATCTCCGCCACAGCAGAAGAAACAACCACAGCGACAGAAACAACCACCGAGACAGAGAAGGAGATAGTTGTGGCAGAGGAAAAGCCTAGTGTAGCAGCACCACCCGCGGCAGCAGCCGTGGTGACTCCTCCAGCTGAGACAGCCCCTCCTAAGGAAGAACCACCAAAGGTGGAGCAGCCACAAGCTGAGGAGCCAGCAAAAAAAACTGAGCAACCAAATGCATGA
- the LOC110786686 gene encoding uncharacterized protein isoform X2, with the protein MASLPADDRDLDDAALWAVIDSAAAATYSTSPTTIFCKPSSTLKRTPNFQSPPPRPRIRAPFSSPSLSKTPQNYAINDSIRVSSDDVHYQVRRPQKMLRAAGSSCVSETNESSPNLMLVNRCSPVNQLYSSPKPENSPQIEYRASEEKENFLHCLSGRFPTVSLFKDYQNAAMSILDKSDYTIISGNPFIKKSGWRKIAFYFNVSFEIRDKNIEFDENRNVQRAEFVARAYMQFSDGWGSCERREKKFMKPNNDIPSTAETRAKNKACQDLIGIGQYRPGVSHSHSPR; encoded by the exons aTGGCTTCACTTCCGGCGGACGACAGAGACTTAGACGACGCCGCACTATGGGCAGTAATCGATTCCGCCGCCGCCGCCACTTACTCCACCTCTCCCACCACCATCTTCTGCAAACCCTCATCAACCCTAAAACGCACCCCCAATTTCCAATCTCCTCCACCCAGGCCTCGAATCCGCGCCCCTTTTTCTTCACCATCTCTCTCCAAAACACCCCAAAATTACGCCATTAACGACTCAATTAGGGTTTCATCCGATGATGTTCATTACCAGGTCCGTCGCCCACAAAAGATGCTGAGAGCCGCCGGCTCCTCTTGCGTGTCTGAGACGAATGAGAGTAGCCCTAATTTGATGCTTGTCAATCGTTGTTCTCCGGTTAATCAGCTGTATTCTTCGCCGAAACCGGAGAATTCTCCTCAAATTGAGTACAGAGCTAGTGAAGAGAAGGAGAATTTTCTGCATTGTTTGTCTGGTCGATTTCCTACTGTTTCTCTCTTTAAGGACTATCAAAATGCAGCTATGTCG ATTCTCGACAAGTCAGATTATACTATTATATCTGGAAACCCTTTCATTAAGAAGTCAG GTTGGAGGAAGATAGCATTTTACTTCAATGTCTCATTTGAAATAAGGGATAAGAACATTGAATTTGATGAGAATCGTAATGTTCAGCGTGCTGAATTTGTAGCTCGTGCATATATGCA GTTTTCTGATGGGTGGGGTTCTTGTGAGCGACGGGAGAAGAAGTTTATGAAGCCCAATAATGATATACCCAGTACTGCAGAAACCAGAGCCAAAAACAAGGCTTGCCAG GACCTGATAGGAATTGGGCAATATCGACCTGGGGTGAGCCATAGCCATTCTCCCAGATAA
- the LOC110786686 gene encoding uncharacterized protein isoform X1 produces MASLPADDRDLDDAALWAVIDSAAAATYSTSPTTIFCKPSSTLKRTPNFQSPPPRPRIRAPFSSPSLSKTPQNYAINDSIRVSSDDVHYQVRRPQKMLRAAGSSCVSETNESSPNLMLVNRCSPVNQLYSSPKPENSPQIEYRASEEKENFLHCLSGRFPTVSLFKDYQNAAMSILDKSDYTIISGNPFIKKSGWRKIAFYFNVSFEIRDKNIEFDENRNVQRAEFVARAYMQGGRFSDGWGSCERREKKFMKPNNDIPSTAETRAKNKACQDLIGIGQYRPGVSHSHSPR; encoded by the exons aTGGCTTCACTTCCGGCGGACGACAGAGACTTAGACGACGCCGCACTATGGGCAGTAATCGATTCCGCCGCCGCCGCCACTTACTCCACCTCTCCCACCACCATCTTCTGCAAACCCTCATCAACCCTAAAACGCACCCCCAATTTCCAATCTCCTCCACCCAGGCCTCGAATCCGCGCCCCTTTTTCTTCACCATCTCTCTCCAAAACACCCCAAAATTACGCCATTAACGACTCAATTAGGGTTTCATCCGATGATGTTCATTACCAGGTCCGTCGCCCACAAAAGATGCTGAGAGCCGCCGGCTCCTCTTGCGTGTCTGAGACGAATGAGAGTAGCCCTAATTTGATGCTTGTCAATCGTTGTTCTCCGGTTAATCAGCTGTATTCTTCGCCGAAACCGGAGAATTCTCCTCAAATTGAGTACAGAGCTAGTGAAGAGAAGGAGAATTTTCTGCATTGTTTGTCTGGTCGATTTCCTACTGTTTCTCTCTTTAAGGACTATCAAAATGCAGCTATGTCG ATTCTCGACAAGTCAGATTATACTATTATATCTGGAAACCCTTTCATTAAGAAGTCAG GTTGGAGGAAGATAGCATTTTACTTCAATGTCTCATTTGAAATAAGGGATAAGAACATTGAATTTGATGAGAATCGTAATGTTCAGCGTGCTGAATTTGTAGCTCGTGCATATATGCA GGGAGGTAGGTTTTCTGATGGGTGGGGTTCTTGTGAGCGACGGGAGAAGAAGTTTATGAAGCCCAATAATGATATACCCAGTACTGCAGAAACCAGAGCCAAAAACAAGGCTTGCCAG GACCTGATAGGAATTGGGCAATATCGACCTGGGGTGAGCCATAGCCATTCTCCCAGATAA